The Corynebacterium pseudopelargi genome contains a region encoding:
- the ruvC gene encoding crossover junction endodeoxyribonuclease RuvC yields MPKGLRVMGIDPGLTRCGLSVVDAGHGRQVIPVAVGVVRTPSSEQLTQRLLELSEAVNEWLDEYQPDVVALERIFERGNVSTVMHTAHGVGVLMLAAAQRGLEVHMYTPSEVKKAVTGNGRADKKQMTAMITRILGLSEPPKPADAADALALGVCHCWRASTLGYEQRLRSNTLK; encoded by the coding sequence ATGCCCAAAGGTCTGAGAGTAATGGGGATCGATCCCGGTCTTACCCGCTGCGGGCTCTCAGTAGTAGATGCTGGACATGGCCGGCAGGTGATACCGGTGGCGGTGGGAGTGGTGCGCACCCCAAGCAGTGAGCAGCTCACCCAACGTTTATTGGAGCTCAGCGAGGCAGTCAATGAATGGCTCGATGAATATCAGCCTGACGTGGTTGCCCTCGAGCGCATCTTTGAACGAGGCAACGTCTCTACCGTGATGCATACCGCCCACGGCGTGGGGGTGTTGATGCTGGCTGCAGCCCAGCGCGGGCTTGAGGTGCACATGTACACCCCAAGTGAAGTGAAAAAGGCCGTCACGGGAAATGGCCGTGCCGATAAGAAACAGATGACGGCCATGATCACCCGAATCTTAGGGTTGAGCGAGCCCCCAAAACCGGCAGACGCGGCCGATGCACTCGCCCTAGGGGTGTGCCATTGCTGGCGAGCTTCAACCTTGGGCTACGAACAGCGCCTTCGATCCAATACCTTGAAATAA
- a CDS encoding acyl-CoA thioesterase: protein MSVIFDVLELETIDKDIFRGSVVPSNFKRTFGGQVAAQALVAATNTIEDKAVHSLHGYFVGPGDARKPTVFLVERIRDGKSFASRQVRAIQDGETIFVMQASFHRTDDRGIEHSDLMREVPAPEAVTMDMDQIPKSSRVVLEEWSDWDIRKVADEDFQHNPYTASQQVVWFRSKTKLPDDPTFHVCTLAYMSDMTLLHSSLVPHPNHPVQMASLDHAMWFLRPFRADEWLLYDQVSPSAHAGRALTHGRIFNQQGDLVAVTTQEGLTRTLAQGKAEIPIAGLDNSENSGN from the coding sequence ATGAGTGTTATTTTCGATGTTCTTGAGCTCGAAACAATTGATAAAGATATTTTCCGAGGCAGCGTTGTTCCCTCGAACTTTAAGCGCACCTTCGGCGGGCAGGTGGCAGCACAAGCACTGGTAGCGGCCACCAACACGATTGAAGACAAAGCCGTGCATTCCTTACATGGCTATTTTGTAGGTCCAGGCGATGCCCGCAAACCCACGGTGTTTCTTGTCGAGCGCATTCGCGATGGCAAGTCCTTTGCTTCACGCCAAGTGCGCGCCATTCAAGATGGCGAAACGATCTTTGTCATGCAAGCCAGTTTCCACCGCACCGATGACCGCGGCATCGAGCACTCCGATCTGATGCGCGAAGTGCCCGCGCCCGAGGCAGTGACCATGGATATGGATCAGATTCCCAAAAGCTCGCGGGTGGTGCTTGAAGAGTGGAGCGATTGGGATATCCGCAAGGTCGCCGATGAGGATTTCCAGCACAATCCCTATACCGCCAGCCAACAGGTGGTGTGGTTTAGGTCGAAAACCAAGCTTCCCGACGATCCAACCTTCCACGTCTGCACCTTGGCCTATATGTCGGATATGACCCTGCTGCACTCCTCCCTCGTGCCGCACCCAAATCACCCTGTACAAATGGCATCGCTTGACCACGCAATGTGGTTCTTGCGTCCTTTCCGCGCTGATGAGTGGCTGTTATATGACCAAGTCTCGCCTTCGGCGCATGCAGGGCGCGCGCTTACCCACGGTCGCATCTTTAACCAGCAGGGCGATTTGGTGGCTGTGACCACCCAAGAGGGACTGACCCGCACGCTCGCACAGGGGAAGGCGGAAATTCCTATCGCAGGCTTAGACAACTCAGAAAACTCCGGCAACTAG
- a CDS encoding aminotransferase class I/II-fold pyridoxal phosphate-dependent enzyme: MNVQHNSIEAFASAANSTWQARGLERHVRAFSSTQLRCEINGQHVWQFASSDYAGLGMHPALQAAAAHAIEAFGTTSGGSRLTTGLQLHRDAEAALARFFGSEDAVLFATGFQTNVSVLQAISDASCTIFSDELNHASIIDGARMSKASTTIYPHGDVEALARMLERHARESSNQAIVVSDAVFSMTGEVIDLPALRAVCSQFGAWLLLDDAHGVGNLGGGRGIIGLYPQRYENEVIIGTASKALGGIGGFVLCGSALGHLLRNRARSFVFSTANTPASTAALIAALDVLSNDPGPLTQLALNIATAHEHLGLSPTGPQSAIIPVVVGSTERALALHEQLFDQGWFIPAIRYPTVPDGEAMLRLTITARHPREVVAEACSAIRQLL, encoded by the coding sequence ATGAACGTTCAGCACAACAGCATTGAGGCTTTCGCTTCGGCCGCGAACAGCACCTGGCAAGCCCGTGGGCTTGAACGCCACGTTCGGGCGTTTTCCAGTACGCAATTGCGCTGCGAGATCAATGGCCAACACGTCTGGCAATTTGCTTCTTCTGACTATGCAGGCCTGGGCATGCACCCTGCGCTTCAAGCTGCTGCTGCTCACGCCATTGAGGCCTTTGGTACTACGTCGGGTGGTTCGCGGCTTACCACGGGCCTGCAGCTTCACCGGGATGCCGAAGCGGCGTTGGCACGCTTTTTCGGCAGTGAGGATGCGGTGTTATTTGCCACCGGTTTCCAAACAAACGTCTCGGTGCTACAGGCGATCAGCGATGCGTCCTGCACGATTTTTTCCGATGAGCTCAATCACGCCTCGATTATCGATGGCGCCCGCATGAGCAAGGCAAGCACCACGATCTATCCCCACGGTGATGTCGAGGCGCTTGCCCGCATGCTTGAACGCCACGCGCGCGAATCGAGCAATCAGGCCATCGTGGTCTCAGACGCCGTCTTTTCCATGACCGGCGAGGTGATCGACCTTCCCGCCTTGCGCGCTGTATGCAGCCAATTTGGTGCCTGGCTTTTGCTTGACGACGCCCACGGGGTAGGCAACCTCGGTGGCGGCAGGGGCATTATCGGGCTATATCCCCAACGCTATGAAAATGAAGTGATCATCGGCACCGCCAGCAAAGCCCTCGGCGGCATCGGCGGTTTCGTGCTCTGCGGCAGCGCCCTTGGCCATTTGCTTCGCAATCGCGCCAGAAGTTTCGTCTTCTCCACCGCCAATACTCCCGCCAGCACTGCCGCTTTGATCGCAGCCTTAGATGTGCTGAGCAATGACCCAGGCCCACTTACTCAATTGGCGCTGAATATCGCGACCGCCCATGAGCACCTGGGCCTTTCGCCCACTGGGCCACAAAGCGCCATCATTCCCGTGGTGGTTGGCAGCACCGAGCGAGCCTTGGCACTGCATGAGCAGTTGTTTGATCAGGGCTGGTTTATCCCCGCTATTCGCTACCCCACCGTGCCAGATGGCGAGGCGATGCTGCGACTGACCATTACTGCGAGGCATCCGCGCGAGGTGGTTGCCGAGGCCTGCTCGGCCATTCGGCAGCTACTCTGA
- the secF gene encoding protein translocase subunit SecF, protein MSKNLLSKLYTGDGGLDFVGQRRKWYSITAAILLVCLVAIGIRGFSLGIDFVGGTKMNMPAAQLSTEKVEHTFEDATGVTPEQVQIVGAGDSRILEITSERLTQDQIDAARNALYEEYKPENASGQQTPDAIGDSTVSESWGSTITSRMLLAMGVFLAAVFVYIALRLERKMGVAAMLALLVDLVVIAGIYSLVGFEVTPATVIGLLTVLAFSLYDTVIVFDKVRELSAGYLGNRRRTYGELANEAVNQTVMRSISTTIISALPILALMVVAVWLMGVGTLKDLALVQLIGVIEGTFSSIFLATPLLVSLKEREPKVKAHNAQVLRAREHVEDPEDEAIDEAIIEDRLETDTPQTPPSTGATWRPGQG, encoded by the coding sequence ATGAGCAAAAATCTGCTAAGCAAGCTCTACACAGGCGACGGTGGCCTCGACTTTGTTGGCCAACGCCGAAAGTGGTACTCCATTACCGCCGCTATTTTGCTGGTGTGCCTGGTAGCCATCGGTATTCGCGGCTTTAGCCTCGGCATCGATTTCGTGGGCGGCACGAAAATGAATATGCCCGCCGCACAACTGAGCACCGAGAAGGTGGAGCACACCTTCGAAGACGCCACCGGTGTTACTCCCGAGCAGGTGCAAATCGTGGGCGCAGGGGATAGCCGCATCCTCGAGATCACCTCAGAGCGACTCACCCAAGACCAAATCGATGCCGCCCGCAATGCCCTCTACGAGGAATACAAGCCCGAAAATGCTTCCGGGCAGCAAACCCCTGATGCCATTGGCGATTCCACCGTCTCGGAATCCTGGGGCTCTACCATCACCTCGAGGATGCTGCTGGCCATGGGCGTGTTCCTGGCTGCTGTCTTTGTCTACATCGCCCTGAGGCTCGAAAGGAAGATGGGCGTAGCTGCCATGCTCGCCTTGCTGGTAGACCTGGTCGTAATCGCAGGTATCTACTCACTGGTGGGCTTTGAAGTAACCCCTGCCACCGTGATCGGCCTGCTCACGGTGCTGGCCTTCTCCTTGTACGACACGGTGATCGTCTTTGATAAGGTCCGCGAGCTCAGCGCCGGTTATCTGGGGAATCGTCGTCGCACCTATGGGGAGCTGGCCAACGAGGCTGTGAACCAGACAGTGATGCGCTCGATCTCCACCACGATCATTTCGGCGCTGCCCATCCTTGCGCTGATGGTGGTGGCCGTGTGGCTCATGGGCGTGGGTACGCTGAAAGACCTCGCACTGGTACAGCTCATCGGTGTGATTGAAGGTACGTTCTCCTCCATCTTCCTTGCCACGCCGCTGCTGGTATCGCTAAAAGAGCGCGAACCTAAGGTCAAGGCGCATAACGCCCAGGTGCTTCGAGCCCGCGAGCATGTAGAAGATCCAGAAGACGAGGCTATCGACGAAGCAATCATCGAAGATCGCCTAGAAACGGACACACCCCAAACGCCTCCTTCTACCGGTGCCACCTGGCGCCCAGGCCAAGGCTAA
- the secD gene encoding protein translocase subunit SecD, protein MPSQQRAGAKWRTWPKRAIALFIATLAVIYALIFFTGDGSPKPKLGIDLQGGTRVTLVPQGQDPSDDQLAQARNILENRVNGMGVSGATVVADGKTLVITVPGTDTSQARALGQTSQLLFRPVAQPQEPNGEAVEKNMVDMANRWVAAGVITPEQANDALKEQAQLLAQAEGKNADEAKPEKVTAKAPKEPANSIEAEQRRKEVLEMLKKDRQSTDPNIQIAASSLMQCEAGKPDPLQGADDPSKPLVACAPESDDQGPSIYILDPSPLLIGQEEPDGKRLTGDEIDTNRPINGGLNPQNGEMEINFSFKSDNGNQGSATWAKLTSDYINQQVAITLDSKIISAPVIRSATPVGSGTSITGDFTQQQAQELANNLRYGALPLSFAGENGEAGGTTTTVPASLGAASLKAGLIAGLVGVLLVALYSLINYRFFGVISMVALCASFALVYGALVLLGRWIGYSLDLAGVAGLIIGIGTTADSFVVLYERIKDEVREGRTFRSAVPRGWDRAKQTIVTGNAVTLIGAVVIYFLAVGSVKGFAFTLGLTTLFDLFVVFLFTAPLVILASRKPWTARPGANGLGKMFKISEQKRRQARAADTEKER, encoded by the coding sequence TTGCCTTCGCAACAACGCGCAGGGGCAAAATGGAGAACGTGGCCCAAACGTGCCATCGCTCTTTTTATTGCCACCCTGGCCGTCATCTATGCACTGATCTTTTTCACTGGTGATGGCAGCCCAAAGCCGAAGTTAGGTATTGACCTTCAAGGCGGTACCCGAGTCACGCTGGTGCCGCAGGGCCAAGACCCCAGCGATGATCAGCTCGCACAGGCGCGCAACATCTTGGAAAACCGCGTCAATGGCATGGGTGTTTCCGGCGCCACCGTGGTTGCCGATGGCAAAACACTGGTCATCACGGTGCCGGGCACCGATACGTCCCAGGCTCGTGCTTTAGGCCAAACCTCGCAGTTGCTGTTCCGCCCCGTTGCCCAGCCTCAAGAACCGAATGGTGAGGCAGTGGAAAAGAACATGGTGGATATGGCCAATCGTTGGGTTGCAGCGGGCGTGATCACCCCAGAGCAAGCCAACGATGCGCTCAAAGAACAGGCTCAATTGCTAGCCCAGGCCGAGGGCAAAAATGCCGATGAGGCAAAGCCCGAGAAGGTCACGGCAAAAGCTCCCAAGGAGCCGGCGAACTCCATTGAGGCCGAACAGCGCCGCAAAGAAGTTCTGGAGATGCTGAAGAAGGATCGTCAATCCACCGATCCCAATATCCAGATTGCTGCCAGCAGCCTCATGCAGTGTGAGGCAGGCAAGCCGGATCCGCTCCAGGGTGCTGATGATCCCTCCAAGCCACTGGTTGCCTGCGCCCCAGAAAGTGATGACCAAGGGCCAAGCATCTACATCCTTGATCCAAGCCCCTTGCTCATTGGCCAAGAAGAGCCAGACGGCAAGCGCCTCACCGGCGATGAGATTGACACCAACCGTCCGATCAATGGTGGCTTGAACCCGCAGAACGGCGAGATGGAGATCAACTTCTCCTTCAAGTCTGATAACGGCAACCAGGGTTCGGCAACCTGGGCCAAGCTCACCAGCGACTACATCAACCAGCAGGTTGCCATCACCTTGGACTCGAAGATTATTTCGGCTCCGGTGATTCGTTCGGCCACGCCGGTGGGCTCTGGTACCAGCATCACCGGTGATTTCACCCAGCAGCAAGCACAAGAGCTGGCGAACAACCTGCGCTATGGTGCGCTGCCTTTGAGCTTTGCTGGTGAAAACGGCGAGGCCGGCGGCACTACCACCACCGTGCCTGCATCCCTTGGTGCGGCATCGCTGAAGGCCGGCTTGATTGCCGGTTTGGTCGGCGTGCTCTTAGTGGCGCTGTATTCGCTGATTAACTATCGCTTCTTCGGTGTGATCTCCATGGTGGCACTGTGCGCATCCTTTGCGCTGGTGTACGGAGCTTTGGTGCTCCTTGGCCGCTGGATCGGCTACTCGCTTGACCTTGCAGGCGTGGCCGGCTTGATCATCGGTATTGGTACGACTGCCGACTCCTTCGTGGTGCTCTACGAAAGGATTAAAGATGAAGTGCGTGAGGGCAGAACCTTCCGTTCTGCCGTGCCGCGCGGCTGGGACCGAGCAAAACAGACCATCGTTACCGGTAACGCCGTGACGCTGATTGGTGCCGTGGTGATCTACTTCCTGGCGGTGGGCTCGGTGAAGGGCTTTGCCTTCACCCTTGGTTTGACCACGCTCTTCGACCTGTTCGTTGTATTCCTCTTTACTGCTCCTTTGGTGATCCTGGCTTCGAGGAAACCCTGGACGGCACGCCCAGGCGCCAATGGTCTGGGCAAGATGTTCAAGATTAGTGAGCAGAAGCGTCGACAAGCTCGGGCAGCCGACACCGAAAAGGAGCGTTAA
- the yajC gene encoding preprotein translocase subunit YajC — MNLLLLILLLVVLILPTMMMQRRQRRELARIQQVQEDLVIGDHVVSNAGLHAVVRGIDDTTVELETSPSNISVWEKAAIVRNLSQDERESAQAQQVAQPVEEAPEAPLRSEQDPGEQPQR; from the coding sequence ATGAATCTTTTACTACTGATCCTCCTGCTGGTTGTGTTGATCCTGCCAACGATGATGATGCAGCGTCGTCAGCGCCGTGAGCTCGCACGCATCCAACAGGTGCAAGAAGATCTGGTGATTGGCGATCATGTGGTGAGCAATGCCGGTTTGCACGCAGTGGTTCGCGGTATCGATGACACCACGGTGGAACTTGAAACCTCCCCGTCGAATATCAGCGTGTGGGAAAAGGCAGCGATCGTTCGCAACCTGAGCCAGGATGAGCGAGAAAGCGCTCAAGCCCAGCAGGTAGCCCAGCCTGTAGAAGAAGCACCCGAGGCACCATTGCGAAGCGAACAAGACCCAGGTGAACAGCCACAGCGTTAA
- the ruvB gene encoding Holliday junction branch migration DNA helicase RuvB, translated as MANIEKTEFNIAGSAQQPSPAQQRDAVVPTQQDGERDVESSLRPKSIEEFIGQPKVRNQLNLVLGGAKHRGVAPDHVLLSGPPGLGKTTMAMIIAYELGAGLRMTSGPALERAGDLAAMLSNLMEGDVLFIDEIHRMARPAEEMLYMAMEDFRVDVIVGKGPGATSIPLELAPFTLVGATTRSGMLTGPLRDRFGFTAQMEFYSTDDLTKVVLRAAKILGVSISDDAAREIASRSRGTPRIANRLLRRVRDFAEVHADGRIDLGAAKAALLVFDVDERGLDRLDRAVLDALIRGHGGGPVGVNALAIAVGEEPSTVEEVCEPYLVRAGMIARTPRGRVATAAAWLHLGLQPPEGTLGMLDLE; from the coding sequence ATGGCCAATATTGAAAAGACCGAATTCAACATCGCTGGCTCGGCGCAACAACCAAGCCCTGCACAACAGCGCGATGCTGTGGTGCCCACGCAGCAAGACGGCGAGCGCGATGTTGAAAGCTCCTTGCGCCCAAAAAGCATCGAAGAATTTATTGGCCAACCCAAAGTTCGTAATCAGCTCAACTTGGTGCTAGGCGGAGCCAAACACCGTGGGGTAGCACCGGACCATGTGCTGCTTTCTGGCCCGCCCGGTCTGGGTAAAACCACCATGGCCATGATCATTGCCTATGAGCTCGGTGCCGGGCTCAGGATGACCTCAGGCCCAGCACTTGAGCGAGCAGGTGATCTAGCAGCCATGCTTTCTAATTTGATGGAAGGCGATGTGCTGTTTATTGATGAAATCCACCGCATGGCCAGGCCTGCAGAAGAAATGCTGTACATGGCCATGGAAGATTTCCGCGTCGATGTGATTGTGGGTAAAGGCCCAGGGGCTACCTCCATTCCACTGGAGTTAGCGCCTTTTACCCTCGTTGGAGCCACCACCCGTTCAGGCATGCTTACCGGCCCGCTGCGCGATCGTTTCGGCTTTACCGCGCAAATGGAGTTCTATTCCACCGATGATCTGACCAAGGTGGTGCTGCGCGCCGCAAAGATCCTCGGTGTCAGCATCAGCGATGACGCTGCAAGAGAGATCGCCTCGCGTAGCCGCGGTACACCGCGTATTGCCAACCGCTTATTACGCCGCGTTCGAGATTTTGCCGAAGTCCATGCCGATGGGCGCATCGATCTAGGGGCGGCCAAGGCTGCGCTGCTCGTTTTCGATGTTGATGAACGCGGCCTTGATCGCCTGGATAGGGCAGTGCTTGACGCCCTAATTCGAGGTCACGGTGGCGGTCCTGTGGGCGTGAATGCCTTGGCCATTGCCGTGGGCGAGGAGCCGAGCACGGTAGAAGAAGTATGCGAGCCCTACCTGGTTCGTGCCGGGATGATCGCGCGTACACCGCGTGGCCGCGTGGCCACGGCGGCTGCTTGGTTGCACTTAGGGTTGCAACCTCCAGAGGGAACCCTTGGCATGCTCGATCTTGAATGA
- a CDS encoding YebC/PmpR family DNA-binding transcriptional regulator, with the protein MSGHSKWATTKHKKAANDAKRGKEFAKLIKNIEVAARTGGGDPAANPTLDDMIKKAKKASVPNDNIERARKRGSGEEAGGADWQTIFYEGYGPNGVAVMIECLTDNRNRAASEVRTRMTKNGGNMAENGAVSYLFSRQGVVLVEQGDLSEDDVLMAVLDAGAEEVNQVGDKFEILCAPGDMVAVKAALGEAGIEVDEADQDFRASVEVDLGVADARKILRLIDALEESDDVQNVFTNMSLSDEVLAELDD; encoded by the coding sequence ATGTCAGGGCACTCAAAATGGGCTACTACCAAACACAAGAAGGCGGCCAATGACGCCAAGCGTGGCAAGGAATTTGCCAAGCTGATTAAAAACATCGAGGTAGCAGCCCGTACCGGCGGTGGCGACCCTGCCGCTAACCCCACCCTCGACGATATGATTAAAAAGGCCAAAAAGGCCTCCGTTCCCAACGACAATATCGAGCGCGCCCGTAAGCGTGGCTCTGGTGAAGAAGCCGGTGGCGCCGATTGGCAGACCATCTTCTACGAAGGCTATGGCCCCAATGGCGTGGCCGTGATGATTGAATGTCTCACCGATAACCGCAACCGTGCGGCCAGCGAGGTGCGAACCCGCATGACCAAAAACGGCGGCAATATGGCAGAAAACGGCGCGGTGTCCTACCTATTTAGCCGCCAGGGCGTGGTGTTAGTAGAGCAGGGCGATCTCAGCGAAGACGATGTGCTGATGGCCGTGCTCGACGCAGGCGCCGAGGAAGTCAACCAGGTTGGCGATAAATTCGAGATCCTGTGTGCACCCGGCGATATGGTGGCTGTCAAGGCCGCGCTTGGCGAAGCCGGCATTGAGGTAGACGAAGCAGACCAAGATTTCCGCGCCTCTGTCGAGGTTGATCTGGGTGTAGCAGATGCTCGCAAGATCCTTCGCCTGATTGATGCTTTGGAAGAATCCGACGACGTGCAAAATGTGTTTACCAACATGAGCTTAAGCGATGAGGTGCTCGCCGAGCTCGACGATTAA
- the ruvA gene encoding Holliday junction branch migration protein RuvA, which produces MIAYLRGIISEIALDRAVIECAGVGYEVWCSPRTLGRLQRGEEAKVITSQVIREDQHLLYGFLEQEEKEMFHLLQSVSGLGPRLALAAQAVFSCEEIAQHIRGGDAKALQQIPGVGKRTAERMVVDLKDKVGNYVDAEAPVQNPATQSARPGVSEAVLEALIGLGFSEKVAQPALEAVLQESPDMDASRALHATLNVLGRR; this is translated from the coding sequence GTGATTGCCTATCTGCGAGGGATTATCAGCGAGATTGCTCTAGACCGAGCGGTGATCGAATGCGCCGGCGTGGGCTATGAGGTTTGGTGCAGCCCTCGCACCCTCGGGCGCCTGCAACGCGGTGAAGAAGCCAAGGTGATTACCAGCCAGGTGATCAGGGAAGATCAACACCTGCTCTATGGCTTTTTGGAACAAGAAGAAAAAGAAATGTTCCATTTGCTCCAGTCAGTCTCTGGACTCGGGCCGCGCCTCGCCCTGGCGGCGCAGGCTGTGTTTAGCTGCGAGGAAATCGCCCAGCACATCCGCGGAGGCGACGCCAAAGCACTCCAGCAGATCCCCGGCGTGGGCAAACGTACTGCAGAGCGAATGGTGGTGGATCTCAAAGACAAGGTCGGCAACTATGTCGACGCCGAAGCCCCGGTGCAGAACCCGGCGACGCAAAGCGCACGACCGGGAGTATCCGAGGCCGTGCTCGAAGCCCTGATCGGTCTGGGCTTTAGCGAAAAAGTGGCACAACCCGCCTTGGAGGCAGTGCTGCAAGAGTCACCGGACATGGATGCCTCTCGCGCCCTGCATGCCACCTTGAACGTATTGGGTAGACGATAA
- a CDS encoding 6-carboxyhexanoate--CoA ligase encodes MSFYSVKMRAAKQGLHTSGAETICTDLEQANATAQAYLLRAINHEHGSPDDLNIRIAEIRDEVRIVDRLRVEAIECQNPAQAKRWMHTQLNDLPAAAQAIEMLYTLRRLRGAALVDAHSGQRLDPDQRRGVRASTFGSAAPSGTSDTGSTSSASDTGSAGKDYHHEALTLASKVAACPHIVAELCISDDPAYTTGYLARGGVYYRIPNAKALGHPSGGRVFLIDAATNPQQRVQDAITFLEHQAVLVR; translated from the coding sequence GTGAGCTTCTATAGCGTCAAGATGCGCGCAGCCAAGCAAGGCCTGCACACCTCCGGAGCAGAAACCATTTGCACCGATCTGGAACAAGCCAATGCCACCGCGCAGGCATACCTTTTGCGTGCCATTAATCATGAACATGGCAGCCCAGACGACCTCAACATCAGGATCGCAGAAATCCGCGACGAGGTGCGCATCGTAGACAGGCTGCGGGTAGAAGCAATCGAGTGTCAGAATCCAGCCCAGGCCAAACGCTGGATGCATACACAACTCAACGATCTTCCAGCAGCAGCCCAAGCCATTGAGATGCTCTACACGCTGCGACGACTCCGCGGCGCAGCACTCGTCGATGCCCACAGCGGCCAGCGCCTGGATCCAGATCAACGACGCGGGGTTCGCGCCTCCACCTTTGGCAGCGCGGCTCCCAGCGGCACTAGCGACACCGGCAGCACTAGCAGCGCTAGCGACACCGGCAGCGCCGGCAAGGATTATCACCATGAGGCACTCACCTTGGCCTCGAAGGTGGCTGCCTGCCCCCATATCGTGGCCGAGCTGTGCATCTCGGATGATCCCGCCTACACCACCGGCTACCTTGCGCGCGGGGGCGTGTACTACCGAATCCCCAACGCGAAGGCGCTGGGGCATCCCTCTGGCGGGCGGGTATTTCTCATCGATGCAGCAACAAATCCCCAGCAGCGCGTGCAGGACGCCATCACATTTCTTGAGCATCAGGCGGTGTTGGTGCGATGA